Proteins encoded within one genomic window of Agelaius phoeniceus isolate bAgePho1 chromosome Z, bAgePho1.hap1, whole genome shotgun sequence:
- the DAB2 gene encoding disabled homolog 2: protein MSTEAETTATNSQPEQQAPPKAQSSKKEKKKGPEKTDESLLARFKGDGVKYKAKLIGIDDVPEARGDKMSQDSMMKLKGMAAAARSQGQHKQKICVNISLSGIKIIDEKTGVIEHEHPVNKISFIARDVTDNRAFGYICGGEGQHQFFAIKTAQQAEPLVSDLKDLFQLIYNMKKKEEEEKKKNGGEELPADQAEKMKPGVDQMDLFGDMSTPPDMSSPTEAKEILLVDFNSEIETKQTFPKEDLFLNGITASLPPPKAQTPFLPESSFSTNLSFFPTPNPDPFSDDPFTQPAQSAPPSFDSLKYDQKKSPTTLTSGGNGDPNGDIDYFDKQFDQISNRTGKREALTCQWPLENKSPAARIPNVIPERERNGFPETPTNLFLEGASKGTSLQNGVKLDSENNIQLTPHEPITISPPPQSTKPGRGRRSVKAASDDLFSSDFFVPSTESLSSGAQPAASPTNPLDLFKKGSTTASPLAALGGLPVTSSPWTPQTVSFTQATSVFHGSMMPAQSPGFTQPLAFGTQAVPGWNQSSSFGATPAQSSGLWSQPAQVTPSSWAQPASAVNPFQSSMFASPTLPAQTASALPSMSTAASPPQPPPRPTLQKELSKKESDAFIALDPLGDKEMKDVKEMFKDFQLTKPPAVPARRGEQQSLSEPPKPVPRQSALPAEGLFESQDKTDPFSASSKESQNPPSGPFDDQFGNPFA from the exons ATGTCTACTGAAGCTGAAACTACTGCTACCAACAGCCAGCCTGAACAACAGGCCCCACCAAAGGCACAATcttcaaagaaggaaaaaaagaaag ggCCAGAAAAAACAGATGAATCTCTCTTGGCTAGATTCAAAGGTGATGGTGTAAAATACAAGGCTAAACTGATTGGCATAGATGATGTTCCTGAGGCAAGAGGAGACAAAATGAGTCAGGATTCAATGATGAAGCTGAAG ggaatggcagcagcagcccgtTCCCAGGGCCAACACAAACAGAAGATCTGTGTAAACATCTCCCTCTCTGGTATCAAGATAATAGATGAAAAAACTGGG GTCATAGAACATGAGCATCCAGTAAACAAAATCTCCTTTATTGCTCGGGATGTAACAGACAATCGTGCCTTTGGCTATATATGTGGAGGAGAAGGCCAGCACCAATTTTTTGCCATAAAAACAGCCCAGCAG GCCGAGCCTCTGGTTTCTGATCTTAAGGACCTCTTCCAACTAATTTATAatatgaagaagaaggaagaagaagaaaagaaaaag AATGGTGGTGAAGAACTGCCTGCTGATCAAGCTGAAAAAATGAAGCCG GGAGTTGACCAGATGGACTTGTTTGGGGATATGTCAACACCCCCTGATATGAGCAGTCCCACA GAAGCTAAAGAGATTCTGTTAGTGGATTTTAATTCTGAAATTGAGACCAAACAAACCTTTCCTAAAGAGGATCTCTTCTTGAATGGCATCACAGCCTCTCTTCCACCACCAAAGGCACAGACACCCTTCTTGCCTGAGAGTTCTTTCTCTACCAATCTCAGCTTCTTTCCTACACCTAATCCAGACCCTTTCAGTGATGATCCTTTCACACAGCCAGCCCAATCTGCACCACCTTCATTTGATTCTCTAAAATATGATCAGAAGAAAAGTCCAACTACCTTGACATCAGGGGGTAATGGTGATCCAAATGGTGATATTGACTACTTTGATAAACAGTTTGACCAGATTTCTAATAGAACTGGCAAACGAGAAGCACTAACATGCCAGTGGCCACTTGAGAATAAGTCACCTGCAGCAAGAATTCCCAATGTGAtaccagagagagaaagaaatggcTTTCCTGAAACCCCAACAAACCTGTTTCTGGAAGGTGCTTCCAAAGGAACATCTCTGCAGAATGGAGTAAAACTGGATTCTGAAAACAATATCCAACTCACGCCACATGAGCCTATAACAATTAGCCCACCACCACAGAGTACCAAGccaggaagaggaaggagatcCGTCAAG GCTGCATCGGATGATTTGTTCAGCTCAGACTTCTTTGTGCCATCTACAGAGAGCCTGAGCTCAGGGGCACAACCAGCAGCTTCGCCAACTAATCCACTGGACCTCTTCAAAAAGGGTTCTACCACAGCATCTCCATTGGCTGCTCTAG GTGGCTTGCCAGTAACTTCATCACCATGGACCCCACAGACAGTTTCCTTCACTCAGGCCACATCAGTCTTTCATGGGTCAATGATGCCTGCTCAGTCTCCAGGATTTACTCAACCACTTGCCTTTGGTActcaggcagtgccaggctggaaCCAGTCTTCATCTTTTGGTGCCACACCCGCTCAATCTTCTGGTCTCTGGTCACAGCCAGCACAAGTTACACCCAGTTCCTGGGCCCAGCCAGCCAGTGCTGTGAATCCCTTCCAGAGCAGCATGTTCGCATCTCCAACGCTGCCAGCTCAGACAGCCTCGGCCCTGCCCTCCATGTCAACAGCAGCCAGCCCACCCCAGCCACCACCCAGGCCTACGCTGCAGAAGGAGCTGTCCAAGAAAGAGAGCGATGCGTTCATTGCTCTGGATCCACTTGGGGATAAAGAAATGAAGGATGTCAAAGAAATGTTCAAAGACTTCCAGCTGACAAAGCCACCTGCAGTACCAGCAAGGAGAGGAGAACAGCAAAGCCTTTCAG AACCACCAAAGCCTGTTCCTCGACAAAGTGCGTTGCCAGCTGAAGGCCTGTTTGAGAGTCAAGATAAAACTGACCCTTTCAGTGCCTCATCT AAGGAATCTCAGAATCCACCTTCTGGTCCTTTTGATGATCAATTTGGTAACCCATTTGCATAG